In the genome of Streptomyces sp. Tu 3180, the window CGCCGCGGTCGTCTCCGCCGCGCTCGGCGTCGTCTCGCTCACCGGCAGCTGGCCGGGCACGGTGGCCGCCGCGCGCGAGACCCTCATCGGCCAGCTGGAGACGGCCGCCGACGCGAGTGTCGCGACGCAGGTCGCGGAGGTGTACGGCGACGCGTGGCGCACCAGTGCGCTGTGGGCCGGCCTGTTCGCGCTGACCGCGCTGATCGTCGGCGTGGTGGTGCTCGTCCGGCCCGCGTTCGGCGCCCCGGGCCGGACGCAGGCGGCCTGGACCAGGTCGGTCGCCTGGGCGGGCGTCTCGCTCGGCGTCGTCGGGCTGCTGCTGGCCGTCCTCAAGTACACCGACGTGCTGCTGGGCCTGCCCGCCGCGAGCTGAGCCGGTGCGTCGCCGGGAAGCCGGGGGGCCTTAGGGCGTCCGTGAGGTGCTCATGGACGCCCTAAGGCCCCTCCCGCACGTCTAAGGCCCTCCGGGCCGCCGAAGATGCGGAACTCTCCCGATGCGGCCGGGCCGCCTCGCGGACGAGGGTGGAGGCATCGCGGAAAGCGATGTCCGACACCGATTCCTCCAGGAGATCACGCCATGTTCGAGTACCGGTTCCAGCAGTTCCGCCACGAAGACCTCGTCCGCCGGGCCGGGCAGGAGCGGCAGGCCCGTGAGGCCGGCCGCCTCCGCCGCGCCGCCCGCCGCGAGGCCGCCGCACGGGACGCCGGTCCCGAGAGCCATACCCGCCGCGACCGCCGCGACCGGTTCATCCGGGCCGCATGAGCCCGGACGCGGGGGACGGCGGCGGCACCGGCCGCCGCCCCCGGGACGGCGGCCGCACGGGGGAGGGCCGCCGTCCCCGGGCCGCGGGCGCCCCGGCGCCTGCCGCGTGCGCACGCCGCCCGCCGGAGTCCGTCCCCGCGGGAACCGGTGCCGGGACGAGACCCGGTGGCGCGTCGCGGCCCGGTGCGGGGCGGGTCGCGGGAGGTGCGCCGGAACCGGGTTCCGGTGCGAAAAGCGGTGCCCGTCCGCCGGAGCCGCGTGCGATGCTCGGGGCCGTGGAGACCAAGTCCGTCAGTCCCGTGTTCGTCGGCCGCACCGCTGAGCTCGACACGCTGAACGACGCGCTCGCCCGGGCCGCCGACGGCCCGGGCGAACCGCAGGCGCTGCTGATCGGCGGTGAGGCCGGCGTCGGCAAGACCCGCCTCCTCGAGGAGTTCGCCGCGGCGGCGCGCCGCCGCGGCGCGGTCGTCGCGCTCGGCGGCTGCGTCGAGATCGGCGCCGACGGACTGCCCTTCGCCCCCTTCTCCACCGCCCTGCGCCGGCTGCGCCGCGACCTGCCCGCCGAGCTCGCCGCGGCTGCCGCGGGACAGGAGGAGGAACTCGCCCACCTGCTGCCCGAGCTCGGCACCGCCGCCGCCCGCGAGGCCCGCCGGGACGAACAGGGCATGGCCCGCCTCTTCGAACTCACCGCCCGGCTGCTGGAACGCGTCGCCGCCGAACACACCGTCGTCCTCGCCCTGGAGGACCTGCACTGGGCCGACGCCTCCACCCGCCACCTGCTCGCCTACCTCTTCCGCACCCTGCGCACCGGCCGCCTCGTCGTCCTCGCCACCTACCGCTCCGACGACATCCACCGCCGGCACCCCCTGCGTCCGCTCCTCGCCGAGCTGGACCGGTTGCGCACGGTCCGGCGCGTCGAACTCGGCCGCTTCAACCGCGACGAGGTCGGCCGGCAGATCGCCGGCATCCTCGCCCGGGAACCCGAACCCGACAGCGTCGACCAGATCTTCGAGCGCTCCGACGGCAACGCCTTCTTCGTCGAGGAACTCGCCGTCGCCGCCCAGGGCGGCTGCTGCACCGGACTCACCGACTCGCTGCGCGACCTGCTCCTGGTCCGGGTCGAGGGACTGCCGGAGAGCGCCCAGAGCGTCGCCCGGATCGCCGCCGAGGGCGGCTCCATCGTCGAGTACCGGCTGCTCGCCGCCGTCACCCGGCTCACCGAGGACGACCTCATCGAGGCCCTGCGCGCCGGCGTCAACGCCAGCATCCTCAGCCCCGCGCCCGACCGCGACGGCTACCGCTTCCGCCACTCCCTGGTCCGCGAGGCCGTCAGCGACGACCTGCTGCCCGGCGAACGCTCCCGCCTCAACCGCCGCTACGCCGAGGCGCTGGAGGCCGACCCCGCCCTGGTGCCGGCCGACGAGCGCGTGACCCGCCTGGCCAGCTACTGGTACCACGCGCACGACGCGGCCAAGGCGCTGCCCGCCGTGCTCGACGCCTCCGTCGAGGCGCGCCGGCGCCACGCCCACTCCGAGCAGCTGCGCCTGCTCGAGAGGGCGATGGAACTGTGGGACTCCGTCCCCGACGACGTCCGCGCCACCCTGCGCCCCGCCGGCTACGCCGAGGCCTATCCGCCCTGCGGCTGCGATCCGGAGACGGCCCCCCTGCGCTTCCTCGACCTGATGGCCGAGGCCGCCGTCGCCGGACGGCTCTGCGGGGAACGCGAACGCGCCATGAAGATCACCAAACGGGCGCTGCGCCTCCTGGAGGAGGACCCCGACCCCCTGCGCGCCGCCTGGTTCTGGGAACAGCGCTCCCGGCTGACCCAGTCCCTCGCCCGCGGCGACGGCTGGGCGGAGCTCGCCACCGCACAGGACCTGGTGCGCGGCCTGCCGCCCTCCGAGGTGCACGCCCAGGTGCTCGCCTCCGCCGCCGCCTGGTCGATGCTGCACCGGCCCGGCCCGGAGGCCATGGCCGCCGCCGAACGCGCCGTCGAGTACGCGCGCATGGTCGGCGCCCACGACATCGAGCTCAACGCCCGCCTCACCCTCGGCGGCCTGATGGTCGACGCCGGCGACATCGAGGCCGGCCTCGCGGAGATGTACGAGGTCAAGGACCGGGCGACCGAACTCGGCGTGGACACGGTGGTGGGCCGCAGCCATGTGAACCTCCCCTCCGTCCTCGAGGGCGTCGGCCGCTCCCAGGAGGCGGCCGCGCTCCTGCGCGAGGGCATCCGGGTCACCCGCGGGCTCGGCCTGCTGGACTCCGAGGGCTGGGTGTGGGGCAACCTCGCCGAATCCCTCCACTCCCTCGGCCGCTGGGACGAGGCGGCCGAGGCCGCGGCCGACGCGCAGCGTCTGGAGCAGAGCGCCAAGCCGCGCGCCGGGGGCTCGATCCGCCTGGCACACCTCGCCTACGACCGGGGGGACCTGGTCGAGGCGGCCCGCCGTCTCCGCGACGCCCGGACCTTCTTCGGCACGCACGACCCGATGCCGCAGTACGCCCTTCCGATGACCTGGGTCGCCCTCGGCATCGCCGCCGCCGAGGGCCGCCTCCCCGACGCCCGGGCCGAACTGCTCACCGCCCTCGACGCCGGCCTCCCGCCCGGCACCCAGCGCTACGGCTGGCCCCTGCTGCTCGCCGCCGCGGCCGCCGAGGCCGACGCCTACGGCGACCCGGCCACCGAACCCGGCCGCCCGCAGATCCTCGAACGCCTCCGCAAGGCGGCCAGGACCCTGACGACCGGCGTACCGGTGTGGCAGGCGTACGACGTCTGGCTGCGCGCCGAGCTGCTGCGGGCCGAGGGCGTGCCCGCGCCGGGGGAGTGGAGCGCCGCCGTCGCCGCCGTGGAACCGCTGGGGCGGCCCTACGACCTCGCGCGCGTCCGGTTCCGGCTCGCCGAGGCGCTGCTCGCCTCCGGCGCGGGCGACGACGAGCGCGCCCGTGCCACGGAACTGCTCCGGCTGTCCCGGGCCGTCGCCGACCACCTCGGCGCCGGCCCGCTGGCCCGGTCGGTCGGACTGCTGGCCCGGCGCGCCCGCCTCGTCCTGAACCCGGCCGCCCGGGTGCCGGCCCCGGCCGCTCCCGCCGATCCGGCCGACGCCCTCGGTCTCACCGGCCGGGAGCGCGACGTCCTGCGGCTGGTGGCCGCCGGCCACACCAACCGCCGTATCGCCGAGGAACTGTTCATCTCGCCGAAGACGGCCAGCGTCCACGTCTCCAACATCCTCGCCAAGCTGGGCGTCTCCGGCCGCGGGGAGGCGGCGGCGGTGGCCCACCGGCTGGACCTGTTCCCGGCGGAGGCCGGGAAGCGGCAGGCGGCGGGATAATGGCCGTGTCACCCACGCGGCCCTGGAAAGGGGAGCGATGTTCAACGCCTTCGAGGAACTGTTCGCTCCCGGCCGCAGGCACACCCGCGACGAACAGAACCGGCTGGAGCTGACCCGCGAGGACGTCGGCGATGCCGACCCGGGACGCGGGCCGATAGACCTCGCCTCCGGGAAGGTGGTCGTACGCCCGGCGGCGCCGGACGAGCCGGATGCGCCGGACGAGGGGGCGACGGCCGCGGACTGAGGCCCCACCGCCCGGCTCAGCTCACCTGCAGCTCCAGGATCCGGTCGTCGCCGTCCTCCGGGTCGCCGCGGCCGTCCGTGTTGCTGGTGACCAGCCACAGCTTGTCGTCGCCCGCCGCGACCACCGTGCGCAGCCGGCCGTACTCGCCCTCCAGGAAGGCCTGCGGGTCCGCCGAGGCCTCGGTGCCCTTCAGCGGTATGCGCCACAGGCGCTGACCGCGCAGGCCCGCCATCCAGACCGAGCCCTCGGCGTGGGCGATGCCGCTGGGCGAGGCCTCGTCCGTGCTCCACTGGTCGACCGGGTCGTGGAAGCCGTCCTCCTCGGACCGGCCCTCCGCCTCGGGCCAGCCGTAGTTGTCGCCCGGCGCGATCGCGTTCAGCTCGTCCCAGGTGTTCTGGCCGAACTCCGAGGCGAACAGCCGCTGCCGGCGGTCCCAGGCCAGGCCCTGCACATTGCGGTGGCCGTACGAGTACACCGGGGAGCCGGGGAACGGGTTGCCCGGAGCGGGCTCGCCCTCCGGGGTCAGCCGCAGGATCTTGCCGCCCAGCGAGTCCCTGTCCTGGGACAGGCCCGTGTCACCGCTCTCGCCCGTGCCCACGTACAGCATCCGGTCCGGGCCGAAGGCGATCCGGCCGCCGTTGTGGATCACCCCCTTGGGAATGCCCCGGAAGACCGTGTCGGGCGCGCCCAGTTGCTCGCCGGGGGGCTTGCGCTCGTCGTACAGCATGCGGACGACGCGGTTGTCGGAGGCCGAGGTGAAGTAGGCGTAGACCATGCGGTCCGAGGCGTACTCCGGGGAGAGCGCGATGCCGAGGAGGCCGCCCTCGCCGGACGGCGACACCCCCGGCACCTCGCCCAGCTCCGTCTTCTCGCCGGTCCTCCCGTCGATCCGCGTGATCGTCGCCTCGTCCCGGGAGGACACCAGCAGGTCGCCGTCGCCCAGCGGGGCCAGGCCCCAGGGAGTGCTCAGGCCCGTGGCGACCGTGCGGAGCACCTTCACCGAGCCCTTGGCGGGGGGCGTCTGCCCGGCGGTCCGCTCCGGCGACGACGACGGCGTCCTCGTACCGGTCGGGGAGGCGCTGTCGTCCCTGCCCGGCGATCCTCCGTCGTCGGAGGAGCAGCCGGCCGTGAGCAGGAGCGCGGCGGCGGCCAGCAGGGCCGTCACGGCTCGTCGTTGCACGATCTTGTCCCTTCGACGCGGGGGTCTCCCCCTGTCATACACCGCTCGCGCCTCCAGGGTTGCCGATCACGCGCACTCCGGCCCGCGGTCCGCGCGGTCCGGCGCCGGACCCGGTCCGCGGCTCAGTCCCACGACCCCTGCGCCGCGGGCAGTTCCGCGATCTCCGCGAGGTCCCGCTCCGTCAGGCGCAGCCCGGCCGCCGCCGCGTTCTCCGCGACCCACCGCTCCCGCTTGGCGCCCGGGACCGGGACCACGTGGCGGCCCCGGGTCAGCACCCAGGCCAGGGCCACCTGGGCCGGGGTGACGTGCTCGCCGTGGCGGCGGGCGACGCGGCGCAGACCGACCACGATCGGCTGGTTCGCGGCCATCATCTCGGCCGTGAACCGGGGGTGGCGGGCGCGCAGGTCGTCCGGCTCGAAGCCCACGCCGGGCGTGAGCGTGCCGGTCAGGAAGCCGTTGCCCAGGGGCATCGCGGCCAGGAAACCGATGCCCCGGCTCTCGCACCACGGCAGCAGCGTCTCCAGCGCCTCGGGCGACCACACCGACAGCTCGGCCTCGACCGCGCTCACCGGGAAGACCTGCTGCACCCGCTCCAGCTGCCGGATCGTCGCGTCGTGCAGCCGCGCCCCCGGCCGCCGGGCCGAGCGCGCCCCGACCGCGCACAGCCCCAGCGCCCGTACCTTCCCGGCCCGCACGAGGTCCGCCATCGCGCCCCAGGTCTCCTCGATCGGGACCTCCGGGTCGGCGCGGTGCAACTGGTACAGGTCGATGACGTCGGTCTGGAGCCGGCGCAGCGACGCGTCGCAGGCCCTCCTCACGTATCCGGGACGGCCGTTGGCCACGATGTGCTGGTCGCCCACCAGCAGGCCGGCCTTCGTGGACACGAAGGCGTCGGAGCGCCGCTCCTTCAGCACCCGCCCGAGCAGCAGCTCGTTGGTGAACGGGCCGTACATGTCGGCGGTGTCCAGGAGCGTCGAGCCCAGGTCCAGCGCCCGGTGCACCGCCCTGAGCGACTCCTCGCCGCGCTGCCGGGAGGTGCTGTAGGCCCAGCTCATCGGCATGCACCCGAGTCCGACGGCCCCCACCGCGAGCGCCGCCGCACCGATCGTCCTGCGCTCCACCTGGTCGTGACCCTCCCTCTCCCGCTCCCCCAACCTAACCTCTGCGCCCGCGGACTCCTGAACTAGCCTCCGGACCATGACTGCTGACGTGTGGCTCCCCATCCCGCCGGACGAGATCGAGGGCCTTCCCGAAGGGCCGGCCTACCGCTTCTGGGACGGCGGCGAGGACTTCCCCGCGGACCCGGCCGACTGCGTCTTCTACGTCGTGCCCTACATGAAGCCCGGCGGGGTCGGCGTGCGGCCGATGCCGCTGATGCGTTCCGTGCGGGTGGTGCAGACCCTCTCGGCCGGCACCGACCACGTGGAGCCGGGCCTGAGGCACCTGCCCGCCGGGGTACGGCTGTGCAACGCGCGCGGAGTGCACGAGGCCAGCACCGCGGAGCTCACGCTGGCGCTGATCCTCGCCTCCCTGCGCGGCATCCCCGATTTCGTGCGGGCCCAGGACAGGGGGGAGTGGCGCGGCGGGTTCCGGCCGGCGCTCGCCGACAAGAACGTGCTCATCGTGGGGTACGGCTCGATCGGCGCGGCCATCGAGGACCGGCTCGTTCCCTTCGAGGTCGCGCGGGTGGCGCGCGTCGCGCGCTCTGCGCGCACCACGGCGCGCGGTCCGGTGCACCCGCTCACCGAACTCCCCTCCCTGCTCCGGGAGGCGGACGTCGTCGTCCTCTCCACCCCGCTGACCGAGGCCACCCGCCACCTCGTGGACGCGGGTTTCCTGGCCCGGATGAAGGACGGCGCCCTGCTCGTGAACGTGGCCCGCGGGGCCGTCGTCGACACCAAGGCCCTGCTCACGGAGGTGGAGAGCGGCCGCATCACCGCGGCCCTCGACGTGACGGACCCCGAGCCGCTGCCGGCGGACCATCCCCTGTGGCGGGCGCCGGGCGTCCTCATCAGCCCGCACGTGGGCGGACCCACCTCCGCCTTCCTGCCGCGCGCCGCGCGCCTGCTGGTGGACCAGTTGCACCGTTTCCTGAACCGGGAGGAGCTCGGCAACGTGATCCTGGTGACGGGAGCGGAATCCTCGTGATCCGCTTCGAGTACCGCCCGCAACCTTTCGGGCGCGGTGGGTACTCGTACGTCAGGTGATCGTTACGGAGAGTAGAGATCTTATGTCCCTGAGTGACGAAACTGGTGTATCGTCCCGACAGGGGTTGCGCCGCTGACCGACGGCGCCGGGGATGGACATTGCGGATGGGCAAGGGGGGCGACGGGCGATGCACGGCCTTTGGACGAGCGATCCGACGCGGCGGAGCCGTCGGCGTCGACCGTGGGGCGCGGCCGCGCGCGGCCGCGGTCATCACCGCGGCCGTCACGACGGCCCCCTGCCGCACCACCGCGGGCGCACCGGCCGCGGGAGGCATGCCCACCCGGTGCAGCAGGGGACCAGGGACCCGGGCGCGGCGCGGACCGGGAGGTGCCGGTGAGCGCACCCACCCCCACGTCCACGCTCGAGGGGGCGGTGCTGCCGCAGCCCGCCCAGGAGGCGCTGCCGCCCCGCGCACCGGTCGCCGACCGCCGGCCCGGTCCGCTCGCGCAGCTCGTCCTCGCCCTCGTCTGCGCGTCCTACGCCGTCGGTGCCGCGTTCGGCTGGGGCTCGGATCGACTCGCCCTCGTCATGGGCGACTTCGGGCTGAGCGCCGCGGCGGCGGCCGCCGCCGTGTCCTGTTTCGTCTACGCCCGCAGCCCGCGCGTCCGGTTCCGGCCCGCCTGGCTGCTGTTCGGCCTCTCGTCGGCCATGGCCTCCCTGGGCAACCTGGTCTGGGGGTGGTACGAGGTGGTCCTCGGGCTCCCGGTGCCCAGCCCCAGCTACGCCGACCTGTTCTTCCTGTGCTTCGCGCCGCCCGCCATCGTGGGCCTGCTGGTGCTCGCCAAACGGCCCGTGACCAAGGCCGGCTGGGTCTGTCTCGCGCTGGACGCCTGGCTGATCGGCGGCTCCCTGCTCACCCTGGCGTGGAGCCTCGCGCTCGCCCAGGCCGCGCAGGCCGAGGGCCCGGACGTGGCGCACACCGCGCTGTCGCTGGCCTACCCGCTGCTCGACATCGTCCTGGTCAGCATGGTGCTGGCGCTGCACTTCCGGCGTTCGGCGGTCAACCGCTCCGCGGTCAACACCGCGATCGGCGCGCTGGCGCTGACCGTCATGTGCGACGCCCTGTTCACCTCGCCGCTGGTGCACAGCAGCTACCGCTCCGGGCAACTGCTCGACGCGGGCTGGTTCGCCGGCTCGCTGCTCCTGGCGTACGCCCCGTGGACCGCGCCCCGCGACGGCCGGCCCGAGGGCGAGGAGCACACGCGCGTGGTCCGCGAGCACCTGCCCGGGTGGCGCGGCGGCCCGGACCCCGACCGTCCGCCCGCGCCCGGCACCGAGCACGGCCGGTATACGGCCGCCCGCCCCATCGCCGGTTCCCTCGCCGCCCTCGCGCCGTACCTCGCCGCGGCCGTGTGCACCCTGGGGATCCTCTACAACGTCCTCAACGGCCGCAGCGTCGACCGCGTCGTCCTGATCACCGGGGGGACGGTGGTGCTCGCGCTCGTCGTGCGCCAGGGCATCATGCTGCTCGACAACATCACCCTCACCCAGGAACTGGCGCAGCAGGAGAACCACTTCCGCTCCCTGGTGCAGGGCTCCAGCGACGTCATCATGATCGCCGCGCCCAGCGGCGTCCTCCGCTACGTCTCCCCGGCCGCCGCCGGGGTGTACGGCCGCCCGCGGAGGAGCTGGTGGGCACGGAACTGGCCCACCTCATCCACCCGGAGGACCTGGGCTGCGTCGTGCACGAGGTGCGCCGCTTCCTCGCCGCCGACTCGGCCGAGGAACCCACCACGCGCATC includes:
- a CDS encoding LuxR family transcriptional regulator codes for the protein MLGAVETKSVSPVFVGRTAELDTLNDALARAADGPGEPQALLIGGEAGVGKTRLLEEFAAAARRRGAVVALGGCVEIGADGLPFAPFSTALRRLRRDLPAELAAAAAGQEEELAHLLPELGTAAAREARRDEQGMARLFELTARLLERVAAEHTVVLALEDLHWADASTRHLLAYLFRTLRTGRLVVLATYRSDDIHRRHPLRPLLAELDRLRTVRRVELGRFNRDEVGRQIAGILAREPEPDSVDQIFERSDGNAFFVEELAVAAQGGCCTGLTDSLRDLLLVRVEGLPESAQSVARIAAEGGSIVEYRLLAAVTRLTEDDLIEALRAGVNASILSPAPDRDGYRFRHSLVREAVSDDLLPGERSRLNRRYAEALEADPALVPADERVTRLASYWYHAHDAAKALPAVLDASVEARRRHAHSEQLRLLERAMELWDSVPDDVRATLRPAGYAEAYPPCGCDPETAPLRFLDLMAEAAVAGRLCGERERAMKITKRALRLLEEDPDPLRAAWFWEQRSRLTQSLARGDGWAELATAQDLVRGLPPSEVHAQVLASAAAWSMLHRPGPEAMAAAERAVEYARMVGAHDIELNARLTLGGLMVDAGDIEAGLAEMYEVKDRATELGVDTVVGRSHVNLPSVLEGVGRSQEAAALLREGIRVTRGLGLLDSEGWVWGNLAESLHSLGRWDEAAEAAADAQRLEQSAKPRAGGSIRLAHLAYDRGDLVEAARRLRDARTFFGTHDPMPQYALPMTWVALGIAAAEGRLPDARAELLTALDAGLPPGTQRYGWPLLLAAAAAEADAYGDPATEPGRPQILERLRKAARTLTTGVPVWQAYDVWLRAELLRAEGVPAPGEWSAAVAAVEPLGRPYDLARVRFRLAEALLASGAGDDERARATELLRLSRAVADHLGAGPLARSVGLLARRARLVLNPAARVPAPAAPADPADALGLTGRERDVLRLVAAGHTNRRIAEELFISPKTASVHVSNILAKLGVSGRGEAAAVAHRLDLFPAEAGKRQAAG
- a CDS encoding DUF6191 domain-containing protein; the encoded protein is MFNAFEELFAPGRRHTRDEQNRLELTREDVGDADPGRGPIDLASGKVVVRPAAPDEPDAPDEGATAAD
- a CDS encoding PQQ-dependent sugar dehydrogenase, encoding MTALLAAAALLLTAGCSSDDGGSPGRDDSASPTGTRTPSSSPERTAGQTPPAKGSVKVLRTVATGLSTPWGLAPLGDGDLLVSSRDEATITRIDGRTGEKTELGEVPGVSPSGEGGLLGIALSPEYASDRMVYAYFTSASDNRVVRMLYDERKPPGEQLGAPDTVFRGIPKGVIHNGGRIAFGPDRMLYVGTGESGDTGLSQDRDSLGGKILRLTPEGEPAPGNPFPGSPVYSYGHRNVQGLAWDRRQRLFASEFGQNTWDELNAIAPGDNYGWPEAEGRSEEDGFHDPVDQWSTDEASPSGIAHAEGSVWMAGLRGQRLWRIPLKGTEASADPQAFLEGEYGRLRTVVAAGDDKLWLVTSNTDGRGDPEDGDDRILELQVS
- a CDS encoding aldo/keto reductase, encoding MERRTIGAAALAVGAVGLGCMPMSWAYSTSRQRGEESLRAVHRALDLGSTLLDTADMYGPFTNELLLGRVLKERRSDAFVSTKAGLLVGDQHIVANGRPGYVRRACDASLRRLQTDVIDLYQLHRADPEVPIEETWGAMADLVRAGKVRALGLCAVGARSARRPGARLHDATIRQLERVQQVFPVSAVEAELSVWSPEALETLLPWCESRGIGFLAAMPLGNGFLTGTLTPGVGFEPDDLRARHPRFTAEMMAANQPIVVGLRRVARRHGEHVTPAQVALAWVLTRGRHVVPVPGAKRERWVAENAAAAGLRLTERDLAEIAELPAAQGSWD
- a CDS encoding 2-hydroxyacid dehydrogenase gives rise to the protein MTADVWLPIPPDEIEGLPEGPAYRFWDGGEDFPADPADCVFYVVPYMKPGGVGVRPMPLMRSVRVVQTLSAGTDHVEPGLRHLPAGVRLCNARGVHEASTAELTLALILASLRGIPDFVRAQDRGEWRGGFRPALADKNVLIVGYGSIGAAIEDRLVPFEVARVARVARSARTTARGPVHPLTELPSLLREADVVVLSTPLTEATRHLVDAGFLARMKDGALLVNVARGAVVDTKALLTEVESGRITAALDVTDPEPLPADHPLWRAPGVLISPHVGGPTSAFLPRAARLLVDQLHRFLNREELGNVILVTGAESS